A single Rhinolophus ferrumequinum isolate MPI-CBG mRhiFer1 chromosome 12, mRhiFer1_v1.p, whole genome shotgun sequence DNA region contains:
- the HNRNPK gene encoding heterogeneous nuclear ribonucleoprotein K isoform X4 has product METEQPEETFPNTETNGEFGKRPAEDMEEEQAFKRSRNTDEMVELRILLQSKNAGAVIGKGGKNIKALRTDYNASVSVPDSSGPERILSISADIETIGEILKKIIPTLEEYQHYKGSDFDCELRLLIHQSLAGGIIGVKGAKIKELRENTQTTIKLFQECCPHSTDRVVLIGGKPDRVVECIKIILDLISESPIKGRAQPYDPNFYDETYDYGGFTMMFDDRRGRPVGFPMRGRGGFDRMPPGRGGRPMPPSRRDYDDMSPRRGPPPPPPGRGGRGGSRARNLPLPPPPPPRGGDLMAYDRRGRPGDRYDGMVGFSADETWDSAIDTWSPSEWQMAYEPQGGSGYDYSYAGGRGSYGDLGGPIITTQVTIPKDLAGSIIGKGGQRIKQIRHESGASIKIDEPLEGSEDRIITITGTQDQIQNAQYLLQNSVKQYSGKFF; this is encoded by the exons atggaaactgaacAGCCAGAGGAAACCTTCCCCAACACTGAAACCAATGGTGAATTTG GTAAACGCCCTGCAGAAGATATGGAAGAGGAACAAGCTTTTAAAAGATCTAGAAACACTGATGAGATGGTTGAATTACGCATTCTGCTTCAGAGCAag AATGCTGGGGCAGTGATTggaaaaggaggcaagaatattaAGGCTCTGCGTACAGAC TACAATGCCAGTGTTTCAGTCCCAGACAGCAGTGGCCCCGAGCG CATATTGAGTATCAGTGCTGATATTGAAACAATTGgagaaattctgaagaaaatcATCCCTACCTTGGAAGAG TACCAACACTATAAAGGAAGCGACTTTGACTGCGAGCTGAGACTGTTGATTCATCAGAGTCTGGCAGGAGGAATTATTGGGGTCAAAGGTGCTAAAATCAAAGAACTTAGAGAG AACACTCAGACAACAATCAAGCTTTTCCAGGAATGCTGTCCTCATTCCACTGACAGAGTTGTTCTTATTGGAGGAAAACCTGATAGGGTTGTGGAGTGCATAAAGATCATCCTTGATCTTATATCAGAG tctCCCATCAAAGGACGTGCACAGCCTTATGATCCCAATTTTTATGATGAAACCTATGATTATGGTGGCTTTACCATGATGTTTGATGACCGCCGTGGGCGTCCCGTGGGATTTCCTATGCGGGGAAGAGGTGGTTTTGACAGAATGCCTCCTGGTCGGGGTGGGCGTCCCATGCCTCCATCTAGAAGAGATTATGACGACATGAGCCCTCGGCGAGgacctcctccccctcctcctggaCGAGGTGGCCGGGGAGGTAGCAGGGCTCGCAACCTTCCTCTTCCTCCGCCACCACCTCCTAGAGGAGG AGATCTAATGGCCTATGACAGAAGAGGAAGACCTGGAGATCGTTATGATGGCATG GTTGGTTTCAGTGCCGATGAAACTTGGGACTCTGCAATAGATACATGGAGCCCTTCAGAATGGCAGATGGCTTATGAACCACAG ggtGGCTCCGGATATG ATTATTCCTATGCAGGGGGTCGTGGCTCATATGGTGATCTTGGTGGACCTATTATTACTACACAAGTAACTATTCCCAAAGAT TTGGCTGGATCTATTATTGGAAAAGGTGGTCAACGGATTAAACAAATTCGTCATGAGTCAGGAGCTTCGATCAAAATTGATGAGCCTTTAGAAGGATCCGAAGATCGGATCATTACCATTACAGGAACACAGGACCAGATACAGAATGCACAGTATTTGCTGCAGAACAG tgtGAAGCAGTATTCTGGAAAGTTTTTCTAA
- the HNRNPK gene encoding heterogeneous nuclear ribonucleoprotein K isoform X3: METEQPEETFPNTETNGEFGKRPAEDMEEEQAFKRSRNTDEMVELRILLQSKNAGAVIGKGGKNIKALRTDYNASVSVPDSSGPERILSISADIETIGEILKKIIPTLEEYQHYKGSDFDCELRLLIHQSLAGGIIGVKGAKIKELRENTQTTIKLFQECCPHSTDRVVLIGGKPDRVVECIKIILDLISESPIKGRAQPYDPNFYDETYDYGGFTMMFDDRRGRPVGFPMRGRGGFDRMPPGRGGRPMPPSRRDYDDMSPRRGPPPPPPGRGGRGGSRARNLPLPPPPPPRGGDLMAYDRRGRPGDRYDGMVGFSADETWDSAIDTWSPSEWQMAYEPQGGSGYDYSYAGGRGSYGDLGGPIITTQVTIPKDLAGSIIGKGGQRIKQIRHESGASIKIDEPLEGSEDRIITITGTQDQIQNAQYLLQNSVKQYADVEGF; encoded by the exons atggaaactgaacAGCCAGAGGAAACCTTCCCCAACACTGAAACCAATGGTGAATTTG GTAAACGCCCTGCAGAAGATATGGAAGAGGAACAAGCTTTTAAAAGATCTAGAAACACTGATGAGATGGTTGAATTACGCATTCTGCTTCAGAGCAag AATGCTGGGGCAGTGATTggaaaaggaggcaagaatattaAGGCTCTGCGTACAGAC TACAATGCCAGTGTTTCAGTCCCAGACAGCAGTGGCCCCGAGCG CATATTGAGTATCAGTGCTGATATTGAAACAATTGgagaaattctgaagaaaatcATCCCTACCTTGGAAGAG TACCAACACTATAAAGGAAGCGACTTTGACTGCGAGCTGAGACTGTTGATTCATCAGAGTCTGGCAGGAGGAATTATTGGGGTCAAAGGTGCTAAAATCAAAGAACTTAGAGAG AACACTCAGACAACAATCAAGCTTTTCCAGGAATGCTGTCCTCATTCCACTGACAGAGTTGTTCTTATTGGAGGAAAACCTGATAGGGTTGTGGAGTGCATAAAGATCATCCTTGATCTTATATCAGAG tctCCCATCAAAGGACGTGCACAGCCTTATGATCCCAATTTTTATGATGAAACCTATGATTATGGTGGCTTTACCATGATGTTTGATGACCGCCGTGGGCGTCCCGTGGGATTTCCTATGCGGGGAAGAGGTGGTTTTGACAGAATGCCTCCTGGTCGGGGTGGGCGTCCCATGCCTCCATCTAGAAGAGATTATGACGACATGAGCCCTCGGCGAGgacctcctccccctcctcctggaCGAGGTGGCCGGGGAGGTAGCAGGGCTCGCAACCTTCCTCTTCCTCCGCCACCACCTCCTAGAGGAGG AGATCTAATGGCCTATGACAGAAGAGGAAGACCTGGAGATCGTTATGATGGCATG GTTGGTTTCAGTGCCGATGAAACTTGGGACTCTGCAATAGATACATGGAGCCCTTCAGAATGGCAGATGGCTTATGAACCACAG ggtGGCTCCGGATATG ATTATTCCTATGCAGGGGGTCGTGGCTCATATGGTGATCTTGGTGGACCTATTATTACTACACAAGTAACTATTCCCAAAGAT TTGGCTGGATCTATTATTGGAAAAGGTGGTCAACGGATTAAACAAATTCGTCATGAGTCAGGAGCTTCGATCAAAATTGATGAGCCTTTAGAAGGATCCGAAGATCGGATCATTACCATTACAGGAACACAGGACCAGATACAGAATGCACAGTATTTGCTGCAGAACAG tgTGAAGCAGTATGCAGATGTTGAAGGATTCTAA
- the HNRNPK gene encoding heterogeneous nuclear ribonucleoprotein K isoform X2 translates to METEQPEETFPNTETNGEFGKRPAEDMEEEQAFKRSRNTDEMVELRILLQSKNAGAVIGKGGKNIKALRTDYNASVSVPDSSGPERILSISADIETIGEILKKIIPTLEEGLQLPSPTATSQLPLESDAVECLNYQHYKGSDFDCELRLLIHQSLAGGIIGVKGAKIKELRENTQTTIKLFQECCPHSTDRVVLIGGKPDRVVECIKIILDLISESPIKGRAQPYDPNFYDETYDYGGFTMMFDDRRGRPVGFPMRGRGGFDRMPPGRGGRPMPPSRRDYDDMSPRRGPPPPPPGRGGRGGSRARNLPLPPPPPPRGGDLMAYDRRGRPGDRYDGMVGFSADETWDSAIDTWSPSEWQMAYEPQGGSGYDYSYAGGRGSYGDLGGPIITTQVTIPKDLAGSIIGKGGQRIKQIRHESGASIKIDEPLEGSEDRIITITGTQDQIQNAQYLLQNSVKQYSGKFF, encoded by the exons atggaaactgaacAGCCAGAGGAAACCTTCCCCAACACTGAAACCAATGGTGAATTTG GTAAACGCCCTGCAGAAGATATGGAAGAGGAACAAGCTTTTAAAAGATCTAGAAACACTGATGAGATGGTTGAATTACGCATTCTGCTTCAGAGCAag AATGCTGGGGCAGTGATTggaaaaggaggcaagaatattaAGGCTCTGCGTACAGAC TACAATGCCAGTGTTTCAGTCCCAGACAGCAGTGGCCCCGAGCG CATATTGAGTATCAGTGCTGATATTGAAACAATTGgagaaattctgaagaaaatcATCCCTACCTTGGAAGAG GGCCTGCAGTTGCCATCACCCACTGCAACCAGCCAGCTCCCGCTCGAATCTGATGCTGTGGAATGCTTAAAT TACCAACACTATAAAGGAAGCGACTTTGACTGCGAGCTGAGACTGTTGATTCATCAGAGTCTGGCAGGAGGAATTATTGGGGTCAAAGGTGCTAAAATCAAAGAACTTAGAGAG AACACTCAGACAACAATCAAGCTTTTCCAGGAATGCTGTCCTCATTCCACTGACAGAGTTGTTCTTATTGGAGGAAAACCTGATAGGGTTGTGGAGTGCATAAAGATCATCCTTGATCTTATATCAGAG tctCCCATCAAAGGACGTGCACAGCCTTATGATCCCAATTTTTATGATGAAACCTATGATTATGGTGGCTTTACCATGATGTTTGATGACCGCCGTGGGCGTCCCGTGGGATTTCCTATGCGGGGAAGAGGTGGTTTTGACAGAATGCCTCCTGGTCGGGGTGGGCGTCCCATGCCTCCATCTAGAAGAGATTATGACGACATGAGCCCTCGGCGAGgacctcctccccctcctcctggaCGAGGTGGCCGGGGAGGTAGCAGGGCTCGCAACCTTCCTCTTCCTCCGCCACCACCTCCTAGAGGAGG AGATCTAATGGCCTATGACAGAAGAGGAAGACCTGGAGATCGTTATGATGGCATG GTTGGTTTCAGTGCCGATGAAACTTGGGACTCTGCAATAGATACATGGAGCCCTTCAGAATGGCAGATGGCTTATGAACCACAG ggtGGCTCCGGATATG ATTATTCCTATGCAGGGGGTCGTGGCTCATATGGTGATCTTGGTGGACCTATTATTACTACACAAGTAACTATTCCCAAAGAT TTGGCTGGATCTATTATTGGAAAAGGTGGTCAACGGATTAAACAAATTCGTCATGAGTCAGGAGCTTCGATCAAAATTGATGAGCCTTTAGAAGGATCCGAAGATCGGATCATTACCATTACAGGAACACAGGACCAGATACAGAATGCACAGTATTTGCTGCAGAACAG tgtGAAGCAGTATTCTGGAAAGTTTTTCTAA
- the HNRNPK gene encoding heterogeneous nuclear ribonucleoprotein K isoform X1, producing the protein METEQPEETFPNTETNGEFGKRPAEDMEEEQAFKRSRNTDEMVELRILLQSKNAGAVIGKGGKNIKALRTDYNASVSVPDSSGPERILSISADIETIGEILKKIIPTLEEGLQLPSPTATSQLPLESDAVECLNYQHYKGSDFDCELRLLIHQSLAGGIIGVKGAKIKELRENTQTTIKLFQECCPHSTDRVVLIGGKPDRVVECIKIILDLISESPIKGRAQPYDPNFYDETYDYGGFTMMFDDRRGRPVGFPMRGRGGFDRMPPGRGGRPMPPSRRDYDDMSPRRGPPPPPPGRGGRGGSRARNLPLPPPPPPRGGDLMAYDRRGRPGDRYDGMVGFSADETWDSAIDTWSPSEWQMAYEPQGGSGYDYSYAGGRGSYGDLGGPIITTQVTIPKDLAGSIIGKGGQRIKQIRHESGASIKIDEPLEGSEDRIITITGTQDQIQNAQYLLQNSVKQYADVEGF; encoded by the exons atggaaactgaacAGCCAGAGGAAACCTTCCCCAACACTGAAACCAATGGTGAATTTG GTAAACGCCCTGCAGAAGATATGGAAGAGGAACAAGCTTTTAAAAGATCTAGAAACACTGATGAGATGGTTGAATTACGCATTCTGCTTCAGAGCAag AATGCTGGGGCAGTGATTggaaaaggaggcaagaatattaAGGCTCTGCGTACAGAC TACAATGCCAGTGTTTCAGTCCCAGACAGCAGTGGCCCCGAGCG CATATTGAGTATCAGTGCTGATATTGAAACAATTGgagaaattctgaagaaaatcATCCCTACCTTGGAAGAG GGCCTGCAGTTGCCATCACCCACTGCAACCAGCCAGCTCCCGCTCGAATCTGATGCTGTGGAATGCTTAAAT TACCAACACTATAAAGGAAGCGACTTTGACTGCGAGCTGAGACTGTTGATTCATCAGAGTCTGGCAGGAGGAATTATTGGGGTCAAAGGTGCTAAAATCAAAGAACTTAGAGAG AACACTCAGACAACAATCAAGCTTTTCCAGGAATGCTGTCCTCATTCCACTGACAGAGTTGTTCTTATTGGAGGAAAACCTGATAGGGTTGTGGAGTGCATAAAGATCATCCTTGATCTTATATCAGAG tctCCCATCAAAGGACGTGCACAGCCTTATGATCCCAATTTTTATGATGAAACCTATGATTATGGTGGCTTTACCATGATGTTTGATGACCGCCGTGGGCGTCCCGTGGGATTTCCTATGCGGGGAAGAGGTGGTTTTGACAGAATGCCTCCTGGTCGGGGTGGGCGTCCCATGCCTCCATCTAGAAGAGATTATGACGACATGAGCCCTCGGCGAGgacctcctccccctcctcctggaCGAGGTGGCCGGGGAGGTAGCAGGGCTCGCAACCTTCCTCTTCCTCCGCCACCACCTCCTAGAGGAGG AGATCTAATGGCCTATGACAGAAGAGGAAGACCTGGAGATCGTTATGATGGCATG GTTGGTTTCAGTGCCGATGAAACTTGGGACTCTGCAATAGATACATGGAGCCCTTCAGAATGGCAGATGGCTTATGAACCACAG ggtGGCTCCGGATATG ATTATTCCTATGCAGGGGGTCGTGGCTCATATGGTGATCTTGGTGGACCTATTATTACTACACAAGTAACTATTCCCAAAGAT TTGGCTGGATCTATTATTGGAAAAGGTGGTCAACGGATTAAACAAATTCGTCATGAGTCAGGAGCTTCGATCAAAATTGATGAGCCTTTAGAAGGATCCGAAGATCGGATCATTACCATTACAGGAACACAGGACCAGATACAGAATGCACAGTATTTGCTGCAGAACAG tgTGAAGCAGTATGCAGATGTTGAAGGATTCTAA